In Candidatus Tanganyikabacteria bacterium, the following proteins share a genomic window:
- a CDS encoding ubiquinone/menaquinone biosynthesis methyltransferase has product MSATVDREEVRRLFDAIATRYDRLNDLMTMGRHRAWKREVVSRSGAVPGSRVLDLCTGTGDLALGLAAAVGPDGKVTAVDGSEEMLALARRRPGAARVSWLRADALALPFAPAAFDGVTVGFGLRNLWALDAGLAEIRRVLRPGGRAVSLDLSKPRAGLLARLARAYEAHVVPGMAILAGAPAAPYRYLAASNEAFPDRPGLMAHFERAGFAQVGGLDLGLGAVAIVWGTAG; this is encoded by the coding sequence ATGAGCGCCACCGTGGACCGCGAGGAGGTCCGCAGGCTGTTCGACGCGATCGCCACACGTTACGACCGCCTCAACGACCTCATGACCATGGGCCGGCATCGCGCCTGGAAGCGCGAGGTCGTGAGCCGCTCCGGCGCCGTCCCCGGCAGCCGGGTCCTTGACCTGTGCACGGGCACCGGAGACCTGGCGCTCGGCCTGGCCGCGGCCGTCGGTCCGGACGGCAAGGTCACCGCCGTGGACGGCTCGGAGGAGATGCTTGCCCTGGCGCGGCGGCGGCCCGGCGCCGCGCGGGTATCGTGGCTCCGCGCCGACGCCCTCGCCCTGCCCTTCGCGCCGGCGGCGTTCGACGGCGTCACCGTCGGCTTCGGCCTGCGCAACCTGTGGGCGCTCGACGCGGGCCTGGCCGAGATCCGGCGCGTGCTGCGGCCGGGCGGCCGGGCGGTGTCGCTGGATCTCTCGAAGCCGCGGGCCGGGCTGCTGGCGCGCCTGGCGCGGGCCTACGAAGCCCACGTCGTACCGGGAATGGCGATCCTGGCGGGCGCGCCCGCCGCGCCCTACCGCTACCTGGCCGCCAGCAACGAGGCCTTTCCCGACCGGCCCGGCCTGATGGCGCACTTCGAGCGCGCGGGCTTCGCGCAGGTGGGCGGGCTGGACCTGGGCCTGGGAGCGGTGGCGATCGTCTGGGGAACGGCGGGGTAG
- a CDS encoding polyprenyl synthetase family protein, whose product MIVLDAAGFRQGVRDRLSRSESAGAGEARRDLPGAVAHLRSGGKAVRAACARMVAGVFGAVPTADLAAFSEAVELLHLGTLIHDDILDEAKLRRGRPAVHVAYSTKVAVLAGDVAVSRAGAIIAALERPRLSGKFARVLEELCEGELLQDDHRWREDLTLAAYLDRVARKTGGLFELACEGAAALAGGAAGQVDQAARFGRELGVLFQVVDDLLDGAAPADLGKPGGQDLAGGLLTLVPVLALGDPAAGPPLRRFLRDRPGSVPPDLAAALGAPLLVARAGAALADLCDLARGALAELRDPSGSDPADMRDHPGSDPADRRDHPASDPADRRADPGNDPTDLHAHPASDPTDLHDHPASDPADRRAHPGDDPATPPGASGQGLADLIDTLHARGRGALATLLAPGGTLVP is encoded by the coding sequence ATGATCGTGCTCGACGCGGCCGGCTTCCGGCAAGGGGTGCGGGACAGGCTCTCGCGGTCCGAAAGCGCGGGGGCGGGCGAGGCGCGCCGCGACCTGCCCGGCGCCGTCGCGCACCTGCGGTCGGGCGGGAAGGCCGTGCGGGCGGCATGCGCCCGCATGGTCGCCGGGGTCTTCGGCGCGGTCCCGACCGCCGACCTGGCCGCGTTCTCCGAGGCCGTCGAACTCCTCCACCTCGGCACGCTGATCCACGACGACATCCTCGACGAGGCCAAGCTGCGCCGCGGCCGGCCGGCGGTGCACGTCGCCTACTCCACGAAGGTGGCCGTGCTGGCCGGCGACGTGGCGGTCAGCCGCGCGGGCGCCATTATCGCCGCCCTGGAGCGGCCGCGCCTGTCGGGCAAGTTCGCACGCGTGCTCGAGGAACTTTGCGAGGGCGAGTTGCTCCAGGACGATCACCGCTGGCGGGAGGATCTGACCCTGGCGGCCTACCTGGACCGCGTCGCCCGCAAGACGGGCGGCCTCTTCGAACTCGCCTGCGAGGGCGCCGCCGCGCTCGCGGGCGGCGCGGCCGGCCAGGTGGACCAGGCGGCCCGGTTCGGGCGCGAACTCGGGGTGCTCTTCCAGGTGGTGGACGATCTCCTCGACGGGGCCGCGCCGGCCGACCTCGGCAAGCCGGGAGGCCAGGATCTGGCCGGCGGCCTGCTCACCTTGGTGCCGGTCCTGGCGCTGGGGGATCCCGCCGCCGGACCGCCATTGCGGCGCTTCCTGCGCGACCGGCCCGGGTCCGTGCCGCCCGATCTGGCGGCGGCCCTGGGCGCGCCGCTCCTGGTGGCGCGGGCCGGCGCCGCGCTGGCCGACCTCTGCGACCTGGCGCGCGGCGCCCTGGCAGAATTGCGCGACCCTTCCGGCAGCGATCCGGCCGACATGCGCGACCACCCGGGCAGCGACCCGGCCGATCGGCGCGACCACCCGGCCAGCGATCCGGCCGATCGGCGCGCCGACCCGGGCAACGACCCGACCGACCTGCACGCCCACCCGGCCAGCGATCCGACCGACCTGCATGACCACCCGGCCAGCGACCCGGCCGATCGGCGCGCCCACCCGGGCGACGACCCGGCAACGCCGCCCGGCGCGAGCGGGCAGGGCCTCGCCGACCTGATCGACACCCTGCACGCCAGGGGCCGGGGCGCCCTCGCCACGCTGCTCGCGCCCGGCGGTACACTCGTGCCATGA